From the genome of Candidatus Methylomirabilota bacterium:
CGAATAGATGAGCGCAACAGGAATAGAGCCCAGGAGCGCGCCGGCCATCAGCTGGCCCCAGTAGAAGGCGTCGCCGCGGATCAGCTCGCCCACGACGCCGATCGGTATGGTGCGCACGCTCGACTTGCTGAGGAAAAGGAGCGCGTAGAGGAACTCGTTCTGTGACAGCGTGAAGGCGAAGATGCCGGCGGACAGGAAGCCGGGCAAGCAAAGGGGAAGGATGATCCTTGTCATGGCGCGCCAGCGGCTGGCGCCGTCGATCATGGCCTGCTCTTCCAATTCCTTCGGCACCGTCTTGAAGTAGCCCATCAAGAGCCACGCGATGAAGGGCACGAGTAGCGTCGGATAGGTCAGCATGACGGCGGTGAGCGTATTGCCCAGGTGCATCCGGCCGATGAGATCGGCCATGGGCACGAACAGGAGTGTCTGGGGAATCAGGTAGGTGACGGCCACGGCAATGGCCAGCAGCGCGCCGCCGCGAAACCGCATGCGCGCGAGCGGGTAGGCCAGCATGGCCCCGAGCAGGAGCGAGATGGCGGTGGCGATCGCGGCCACCAGCATCGTGTTGGCGACCCAGACCAGGAAGTTGGTCTCGCGGAGGAGATCGATGTAGTGGACCAGCGACGGGTGCTTGATGGCCAGCGGCATGGCCTTGGGGTCGTACAGCTCGGCGTTGGTCTTGAGCGACGTGGCCGCCATCCAGGTGAACGGGAAGAGCGCCACCACCAGGAACCCCGCCAGCGGCAGCCAGAGACCCAGGAGCCGTTTCTGCCAGGTCAGCTCGCCGACCATCTAGATCAGTCCTTGCGCACGAAGAGGGTGAGCGCCACGAGCAGGAGCCCCAGCACCGGCACCATGCTGAGCGCCACCGCGGAGCCGAGCCCCATCTGCCCCGCGCCCATGCTGAGGCTGTAGGCGTAGGTGGCCATCAGGTGCGTGGAGTTGGCGGGGCCGCCGCCGGTGAGCACGTAGACCAGCTGGAAGTCGAAGAAGGTGATGACGATCGAGAACACGGTGACGATGAGGATCACGGGCATGAGCGACGGCAGCGTGACGTAGCGGAAGCGGCCCCAGGTGCCGGCGCCGTCGATGGTCGCCGACTCGTGCAGGTCGACGGGAATGGTCTGCAGGCCCGCGAGGATCGAAATGCCGAAGAACGGCAGGCCGCGCCACGTGTTGACCATGATGATCGAGATCATGGCCATGGTCGGGTTGCCGAGCCAGGAGGGCCCCGTCGTCGCGAGCCCGCTCACCACCAGCAGGCGGTTGAAGAGGCCCATGCCGGGGTCGAGGATCCACTGCCACGCCACGGTGCTGAGCACCGTGGGCACGATGAACGGGAGGAGCAGCGCGGCGCGCGTGACGGACTTCATCTTGAAGCTCTGGTTCATCACGAGCGCCATGGCGAGCCCGCCGGAGGCCTTGAAAATTGTCGCGACCCCGGTGAAGATGATCGTGTTTCTGACCGCCTGCCAGAAGATCGGGTCGTTATAAAGTTTGACGAAATTGCCGAAGCCCACGAACGAGGCGGCGCGGGCCACCTCCTTGTGGAAGAAGCTCAGGTACACGCCGTAGATGAACGGGTAGCCGAGGAAGGCCAGCAGGAACAGCAGGGGCGGCGTGAGCATGAGCCAGGAGAACACGGACTCGCGCTCCATGAACGCGCCGAGCCGGAACGGCCGGTGGGCGGGCGCCGACAGGGCGCCCGCCCGCGAGGCCTCGAGGATCTTGCTCAATGCCTACCCGTAGATGGTCTTGATCTGCGACACGGCCTCCGCGATGGCGGTCTTGGTCGGCGTGCCCGTGATGGCCTTGGTGAACATGTCGATCACGATCCAGCGGTTGATCACCTCCCCGTGCTGGCGGTTGGCGGGCGCCGGCCACGACGTGAGCTTGCCGGTCTCCAGCACCTTCTGGAACGGCTTGACGCGCGGCTCGATGTCCCACTCGGGCGCCTTGTCGAAGCCGTGCAGGTACGGGGCGAAATACATATCGCCCGAGGCGATCCATGGGCGGAACTGCTTCGGGTCCATGGTCCAGCGCATGAAATCCTTGGCTGCCTGCGGGTCTTTGCTGTAGGCGAACACGCCGTGCGTCACGGGCACGAGCGCGTGGTAGCGCTGGCCGGTGGGTCCCTTGGGATTGAGGCCGTGGTCGATCACCTTGCCCATCTCCGGCAGGTCGCGCTTGGCCGAGACCATGATGCTGTAGGCGTTGTTGGTGCATGAGATCTGGCTGGTCAGGAAGGCCTTGTTGTTGGCCGGGTCCAGCCACCCGATGCAGTCTTCGATGCAGGCTTTCTTGTACAGCTCTTTCACGTACTCCACGGCCTTCGCGGTCTCGCTGCTGTCGAGCGCGACCTTCTTGCCGTCCTTGTCCATGACCGTCACGCCGTAGGACCACAGGAGCGGGTAGAGCCAGGAGTAGTTGTCGGCAAAGCCGTGACCCATGGACATCCCGAACGGATGGCCCTTGGCCTTGAGCTTGGTGCCGACTTCCAGGAACTCGTCCCAGGTATCGGGGAATTTATTGGCCCCGACCTCGTCGAACCAATCCCTCCGGTAGTTCATCACCTGGCCGATGTTGGCCTGGGGCACGGACTTCCACTTGCCCTTGTCGATGGACAGGCGCTTGATCTCGTCGTACCAACCGCCCTGCTGCTTGCCTACTTCTTCGGCAATGTCGGACACGTCCACCAGGGCGTCGCGGTAGAGCCACTCCTGCTGAGTCCAGGCCAGGTCGGCGCCGTTCTTGTTCTCGACCATCGAGACCAGCTGGGGCACCGCGCTGCCGCCGGCGGCCTGGATCTGGTACTCGATCTTGATGCCGGTGGCCTTTTCGTAGGCAGGCGCCATCACGTTCTGGAAGTGCACGTCGAAGTTCTTCACGTAGGAGCTTTCGCGCGCGAACGTGATCTGAAGCGGCTTGGCCTGGGCGTTGCGGGAGATGAAGGGCCCCGCGGCAACGCCTGCGGCCCCGGCGGCGGCATATTTCAGGAAATCACGACGAGTGGCCTTCGACTGTGCGGGCTTTGCCATGCATTTTCCCCTTATGTGTGACGTGGATGGCCCCTAGGTGACGCTGGCGATGATCCTGCCCCGAGACGGGGGCGTCGTCAAGGGCCGTGTGAGTGGTGCAAACGGGGGGTCTGGGGCCGGCGCCAGCCTTCTCCAGGCGGGGTAGAGGGGGCCGAGCAGCCCCGCTCGGTATGCCGCCCGCCGCTCGAGAAGCCGCGACGGAACGCGCCTCCTAGCGACGATCAGCGCGGTCGTCGGCAACGGTCGTGGAGAGCGGAGGATCGAAGACCGGCATCTTCCGGCGGAACGCGGCGAGGTTCGGAACGCCCTTGCCGCGCGCGCGATCGGGTGGCACAAGCCTCGCCACGGGACGCCCCCGCTCCGTGATGAGGACCTCGCGCCCCTTCCGGACCTCGTCCAGAAGCGCCGAGAGGTTCTGGAGGGCCTCGCGGACTCCAACGGTGCGCATGGCCTCAGTCTGTTACATGTAGCACTCGGCGTCAACCTTCCGCAGCCTCGCGTCCCGCCTGGATCGACTAGCCAGAGCTCAGTCGGCCGGGGCGGGTAGTCCGGGGTCGCGCGCGCCCGATTCGCCCTCCTCCGCGCCGCGCCGACCTCGCGCCCCCTGGCCGGAGCGAATCCGCCGCATGAAGGGGATCAGGAGCAGGACGGAGGAGTAGACGGCGAGGAGAAGCCAGAAGTCATCGGCATACGACAGGATGTGCGCTTGCGTCACCGTCTCGCGGTACAGCATGGCCATGGCCTGCCGATTGGCGGTGAACGTGTCGGCGCCATGGTTCACGAAGTGGTCGGTCCACGTGCGTAGCCGCGCCGCCGTCTCGAAGCTCCACTGGTCGACGTGGCTCGTCAGCGTGGCCTGGTGGACCTGGCTCCGTCGCGCCAGGAGCGTCGTCACCAGCGCAACACCCATGCTTCCGCCGATATTGCGGGCGACATTGTAGGCGGCCGTCGAATTGCCCAGCCGCTCCGTCGGGATGGTGGCGAGGGTCAGGGCCTGGAGCGGCACGAAGATGAAGCCCTGGGAAAACCCCTGGACGAAGCGCGGCCAGGCGAGGTTCCAGAAATCGATGGTGGGAGTAACGCGGGTCATGAAGAAGAGAGACACCACGGCCAGCGTGCAGCCCCCGGCCAGCATGAGGCGCTGGTCCATGCGCGACACGAGGCGTCCCGAGATCATGAGCGCGATCATGGTGCCGAGCCCACCCGGGGCCAGGGTGAGCCCCGCCGTCCACGCGTCATACCCGAGGATCGTCTGCGTGTAGAGCGCCAGGAGGAGCATGCTCGAGTTGAATCCCAGACCCACCAGGAAGATGGCCAGCGTGCCGAGGCCGAAGTTGCGGTCCCCGAAGACGGTGAGGTCCAAGATGGGCTCGGCGGCCATGAGCTCCCGGACCACGAAGCCGGCCAGCATGCACGCGGCGAGCACCGCGCACATCAGGACCAGCGTGGAGTCGAACCAGTCGTTCCGCTCACCGAGGTCGAGGACGAGTTGGAGGCAGCCAAAACCCACGACCATGAGGACGATGCCGGCCACGTCGACGCGGCGCGGCCGGCGGTGAAACGGCGCGTCGAACAGGAACGCGCTGACCATCATGAAGGCGAGGATGCCGATGGGCAGGTTGATGTAGAAGATCCAGCGCCACGACCAGTTGTCCACGATGAGGCCGCCCACCGTCGGGCCGAGGATGGGCGCCAGCATGATGCCGGTGCCCCACACCGCCATGGCGGTGCCCCGCTCCTCGAGCGGGAAGATCTCCCACATCACGGCCTGGGCCATGGGGACGATGGGTCCGCCGCCGAGACCCTGCAAGATGCGCATGAGAATGAGGAACTCGAGATTGGGCGCGATGCCGGAGAGGAACGAGCTGGCGGTGAAGGTGACCGTGCAGATGAGAAAGAATCGACGCCGACCGAAAACAGCCGTCAGCCAACCGCTGGCCGGGATCACCACCGCGTTGGCGGCCAGGTACGAGGTGATGACCCACGACATCTCATCGATGCTGGCGGAGAATGACCCCTGCATGTGGGGGAGCGCGACGTTGGTGATGCTGGTGTCGAGCACCTGCATGACCGTGACGAGCATCACGGAGAAGGTGATGGCCCACTTGTGCTCGGAGCCGAGGGGCGCGTCGCTCACGGCGTCTCGCAGCGCCCCCGGACCGGCGGGCGGTTAGCTTCTAGCGCGCGGTAGCGCGCCGGGGTGACGCCGAAGGCGTGCTTGAACATCCGCGAGAGATGCGCCTGGTCGGCGAAGCCGGCGGCGAGCGCCACGTCGGCCAGCGATCGGTTCCGGCGCAGCTGCGCCCGTGCCCGGTCGAGACGCCGCATCAGGGAATAGCGATATGGGCTGGTGCCGAATGCCGAGCGGAACTGCCGAGCGAGGTCGTATCGCGTCAGCCCCGTGACCTCCTCCAGCTCGGACGACCGGATCACGCGGGTCGTCTCCGCGCCGAGGAACTTTCGTGCTCGTGCGACCGCGCTGCCGTCGAGGTGGATCGGCCTGGCACCCCCACGGCACGACGGATCGGCGTCGAGGAGCGCCTCGGCCAGACTGAGGATCAGGTCGTCGGTCGCCAACGGCTCCGGGCCGAGCCGGAACGCCGCCTCGATCGTGGACGCCAGGGTCTGGTTCACGGTCACCGGTTCGCGCACGAAGGGCAGTGCGCAGGGACGCCCGCAGATGGCGCGAGCGGCCTCGTGGATGAGCGCCGGCGCGACGTAGACGATGCGATAGCCGAAGCCGTCCGGCGAGCCGGCGCGGCCGTCGTGCGTCTCGTCGGGGTGCAGCACGACGACCTTGCCGGGCGTGCTAATTTGGGCCACGCCGCGATAGTCGAAGGCCTGCACGCCGGCGTCGGTCAGGCCGATGGCATAGGTGTCATGGCGATGCGTGTCGAAGCCACGTCCGCCGAACCAGGCCTGGAGCAGCTGCACGCCGTCCGAGAGGTCGCGGCTGTGTATCCAGTCCGACCGCCTTATCCCGCACGATCGTTCAAGACCGGCCCAGTCGGATCCCCGTAGCATTCCGACATCATGACATCGGAACAGGAAGTCGCGTTCCTCCTCTTTGCGGTTGCCGCCGCGGGCACGCCGGGGCCGAGCAACCTCCTGCTGACGGCTACGGGCGCCAATGTCGGCGTCGTGCGCGGGCTGCCCTGCCTGCTCGGGGTCACCATCGGCATGGGGTTGATGATGTTCGTCGTGGCGTTCGGGCTGGGCAGCGTTGTCCTCACCAATCACACAGTGTTGCGGGCGCTCAACTGGATTGGCGCCGCCTTTCTGCTGTGGCTGGCCTGGAAGATCGCGACAGCGGGTCGCGGCGGCGCGGCAGCCGGGAAAAAGCCGGTCGGCTTTATCGGCGCGGCGGCGTTCCAGTGGATCAACCCGAAGTCCTGGCTGGTCTGCGCCAGTGCCGCGGGCGCCTACCTCAACGCCGGGTCCGGCAGCGCCCTCGCGCAGGCTATGGCGTTCGGCGCCTTGTTCATCCTGGCGTCCCTGCCCTGTTGCTTCGTGTGGCTCGCCTTCGGCGCCACCACGCAGCGATTCCTGCGCACCGACCGCGCCCGGCGGACGTTCAATATCGCCATGGGGGTGCTCCTGGCCGGATCAGTCGTCCTGGTCGTGCGGTAGCGAGAACGCGGCGCGCTAGTCCAGCCAGTCATCCTCTTTGAGCTTCCTGCGCAGGAAGGTCTTGGTCAGGGGCCGCCTCACATCGCACTGGCGGCGATGTTCACCGTAAGGGCGAGGAGCGCGACGTTGAAAAAGAAAGATACGACACCGTGAGCGGCGACGGTCCGGCGGATCTTCTTGGTCGTGATGCCCACGTCCGCGACTTGGGCGGTCATACCTATGACCAACGCGAAGTAGACGAAGTCCCAGTAGTCCGGCTCTTTCTCACCCCCGGGGAACGCCAGCCCAGGGACACCGCTCTGATCATAAAACTCGTGGGCATAGTGCAGCGCGAACATCGTGTGGATGAGAGCCCAAGACAGCCCAATCGTGATGATCGCGAGGACGAGATCTATCGACTGCCGCTGTGCCGCACCGACCGCGGATGTACCGAGCAACGCGACTATGGCAAGGAGGCTCGCCAGCGCCGTGGCGACAGTCAGGACCAGGATGACGATCGCTCCCTCGTCCTGGGCCGCGGCGCGGCGGCGAATCTGGTGCACATCGGCCCGCGCCATCATCTCGATGGCGAGTACTACGTAGAGCCCGATGCCGATGTCCCAGCCGACCAGGCCACGCATCACCGGTCTCCAATTGGTCAGTGCGATGAGCGCCCCGATGGCCGCCATGCCAACCACGGAAGATGTGAATAGTCTCGGTCGGGCCCGAATGATCCGCCACACCCAGGGTGGTCGGCGAGTTCTCCGATTGCGGGTTGGCATCTCTTACGGCAGGAGATCGGCGACGCTGATGGCCGCCGCCAGCGCGGCGAGCGGCGTGACGGTGGCGTCGGCGCCCAGCGTTTCGATCGCCAAGTAGCCCCAGTTCCGCCGTGCCGGGCCAGGGCGCGCCGGCTCGCGATAGACTTCCAGGACCCGGTCGCTGAGATTGAGTATCCAGTAGTCCGCGATTCCCGCGCGGGCATATGCCGCGGCTTTTCGGCCGCGGGCGAGGGGCAAGCCCGACTGCGCGACCTCGACGATGAGCGCCGGGCGAGTCGGATGCGCGGCGGCGTAGTCGCGCGGCGAGCCCCGAACGACGCAGACATCCGGCTCGGGCTCGGACCGGTCGTCGAGAATGATCGGACTCTGAGTCTGAACGAACCAGCCCTCTCCAAATCCGCGCTCCAGCGCCTTCGCGGTCAGAAGGACCGCCGTCCGGCGCGGGCTGTGCTGGGGCTCCTTGACGAGCAGCAAGCCGTCGAGCAGCTCGACCGAGTCGTCCTCGTCGAGGAGGCCGTGATCGATCAATTGCCCGTACTCGTGGCGGGACCACCGATGCAGACCGGGACGCTCCGCTTGCTTCATGGCGTTGAGTGACTCCGATGTTATCCGGGATCTCCGGCATGCGTCAATGTATGCGGGTTGATACACCAAAAGTCGGCATCCCGCGCATTCCGGCGCCTGGCGTGCGACGCGAGCCGGGTGGTGGCGAGTGCTCCACCATCGGGACCGCGGCTGCCGTTTCCCCGGCTGCGGCGTGAGCAATGGCCAGGGGCATCATCTCCGCCACTGGGCGCAAGGTGGCTCGACGACGCTCTCGAACCTCGCGCTCCTCTGCCGCCGGCATCACCGGGCGGTGCACGAGGAGGGCTACCAGGTCGCTCGCGGTCCCGACGGGACTCTTCGATTCCGGCGGCCGGACGGCCGCCCGCTGCCTGAGGTGCCGCCGCCTGCTGCCGTGCCCGGTGATCCCGTCAGGGCTCTCCGGGCGTGTCAGGACTCGCAGGGCCTTCGTCTCAAAGCGCGGACGGGGTGTGCTGGCTGGCTCGGGGAACGCCTGAATCTGGGTTGGGCGATCGACGTCCTGCACCGACGGGCCGCAACAACCGTCCTGACGGCCGGGCCACCGTCAACCCTTAAGTAGGTGCAGGATGCTACAAGATTCTCTCGATCTGCGGTACCTTCGGGGCCTGGCCGGCTGGGCCGATGTGAGACCGCGTGGAGGACGCGCCATGGCACACCTACGGATCACCCCGCTCCATCCCTCGCTGGGCGCCGAGGTCGCCGGCGTCGACCTCAGCGTGCCGATCGCCGAGCCGACCCGGCACGAGCTGTCCCGCGCGCTGGCCGACCACCTGGCGCTCGTGTTTCGCGGCCAGGCCCTGACGCCGGCCCAGTATCTCGCGGCCGCTTCCGCGTTCGGGCCGCCGATGGAGCAGCACTATTCGCAGCACAACATGCCCGACTTCCCCCTGATCGGGCTGATCTGGCATCGCAACGGCCAGCAGCCCGC
Proteins encoded in this window:
- a CDS encoding sugar ABC transporter permease, which encodes MSKILEASRAGALSAPAHRPFRLGAFMERESVFSWLMLTPPLLFLLAFLGYPFIYGVYLSFFHKEVARAASFVGFGNFVKLYNDPIFWQAVRNTIIFTGVATIFKASGGLAMALVMNQSFKMKSVTRAALLLPFIVPTVLSTVAWQWILDPGMGLFNRLLVVSGLATTGPSWLGNPTMAMISIIMVNTWRGLPFFGISILAGLQTIPVDLHESATIDGAGTWGRFRYVTLPSLMPVILIVTVFSIVITFFDFQLVYVLTGGGPANSTHLMATYAYSLSMGAGQMGLGSAVALSMVPVLGLLLVALTLFVRKD
- a CDS encoding AraC family transcriptional regulator gives rise to the protein MQLLQAWFGGRGFDTHRHDTYAIGLTDAGVQAFDYRGVAQISTPGKVVVLHPDETHDGRAGSPDGFGYRIVYVAPALIHEAARAICGRPCALPFVREPVTVNQTLASTIEAAFRLGPEPLATDDLILSLAEALLDADPSCRGGARPIHLDGSAVARARKFLGAETTRVIRSSELEEVTGLTRYDLARQFRSAFGTSPYRYSLMRRLDRARAQLRRNRSLADVALAAGFADQAHLSRMFKHAFGVTPARYRALEANRPPVRGRCETP
- a CDS encoding carbohydrate ABC transporter permease, with the translated sequence MVGELTWQKRLLGLWLPLAGFLVVALFPFTWMAATSLKTNAELYDPKAMPLAIKHPSLVHYIDLLRETNFLVWVANTMLVAAIATAISLLLGAMLAYPLARMRFRGGALLAIAVAVTYLIPQTLLFVPMADLIGRMHLGNTLTAVMLTYPTLLVPFIAWLLMGYFKTVPKELEEQAMIDGASRWRAMTRIILPLCLPGFLSAGIFAFTLSQNEFLYALLFLSKSSVRTIPIGVVGELIRGDAFYWGQLMAGALLGSIPVALIYSFFVKYYVAGLTAGAVKG
- a CDS encoding LysE family translocator: MTSEQEVAFLLFAVAAAGTPGPSNLLLTATGANVGVVRGLPCLLGVTIGMGLMMFVVAFGLGSVVLTNHTVLRALNWIGAAFLLWLAWKIATAGRGGAAAGKKPVGFIGAAAFQWINPKSWLVCASAAGAYLNAGSGSALAQAMAFGALFILASLPCCFVWLAFGATTQRFLRTDRARRTFNIAMGVLLAGSVVLVVR
- a CDS encoding HNH endonuclease signature motif containing protein; protein product: MLHHRDRGCRFPGCGVSNGQGHHLRHWAQGGSTTLSNLALLCRRHHRAVHEEGYQVARGPDGTLRFRRPDGRPLPEVPPPAAVPGDPVRALRACQDSQGLRLKARTGCAGWLGERLNLGWAIDVLHRRAATTVLTAGPPSTLK
- a CDS encoding type II toxin-antitoxin system prevent-host-death family antitoxin; translated protein: MRTVGVREALQNLSALLDEVRKGREVLITERGRPVARLVPPDRARGKGVPNLAAFRRKMPVFDPPLSTTVADDRADRR
- a CDS encoding DUF1345 domain-containing protein encodes the protein MRGLVGWDIGIGLYVVLAIEMMARADVHQIRRRAAAQDEGAIVILVLTVATALASLLAIVALLGTSAVGAAQRQSIDLVLAIITIGLSWALIHTMFALHYAHEFYDQSGVPGLAFPGGEKEPDYWDFVYFALVIGMTAQVADVGITTKKIRRTVAAHGVVSFFFNVALLALTVNIAASAM
- a CDS encoding extracellular solute-binding protein, with the translated sequence MAKPAQSKATRRDFLKYAAAGAAGVAAGPFISRNAQAKPLQITFARESSYVKNFDVHFQNVMAPAYEKATGIKIEYQIQAAGGSAVPQLVSMVENKNGADLAWTQQEWLYRDALVDVSDIAEEVGKQQGGWYDEIKRLSIDKGKWKSVPQANIGQVMNYRRDWFDEVGANKFPDTWDEFLEVGTKLKAKGHPFGMSMGHGFADNYSWLYPLLWSYGVTVMDKDGKKVALDSSETAKAVEYVKELYKKACIEDCIGWLDPANNKAFLTSQISCTNNAYSIMVSAKRDLPEMGKVIDHGLNPKGPTGQRYHALVPVTHGVFAYSKDPQAAKDFMRWTMDPKQFRPWIASGDMYFAPYLHGFDKAPEWDIEPRVKPFQKVLETGKLTSWPAPANRQHGEVINRWIVIDMFTKAITGTPTKTAIAEAVSQIKTIYG
- a CDS encoding Uma2 family endonuclease translates to MKQAERPGLHRWSRHEYGQLIDHGLLDEDDSVELLDGLLLVKEPQHSPRRTAVLLTAKALERGFGEGWFVQTQSPIILDDRSEPEPDVCVVRGSPRDYAAAHPTRPALIVEVAQSGLPLARGRKAAAYARAGIADYWILNLSDRVLEVYREPARPGPARRNWGYLAIETLGADATVTPLAALAAAISVADLLP
- a CDS encoding DHA2 family efflux MFS transporter permease subunit: MSDAPLGSEHKWAITFSVMLVTVMQVLDTSITNVALPHMQGSFSASIDEMSWVITSYLAANAVVIPASGWLTAVFGRRRFFLICTVTFTASSFLSGIAPNLEFLILMRILQGLGGGPIVPMAQAVMWEIFPLEERGTAMAVWGTGIMLAPILGPTVGGLIVDNWSWRWIFYINLPIGILAFMMVSAFLFDAPFHRRPRRVDVAGIVLMVVGFGCLQLVLDLGERNDWFDSTLVLMCAVLAACMLAGFVVRELMAAEPILDLTVFGDRNFGLGTLAIFLVGLGFNSSMLLLALYTQTILGYDAWTAGLTLAPGGLGTMIALMISGRLVSRMDQRLMLAGGCTLAVVSLFFMTRVTPTIDFWNLAWPRFVQGFSQGFIFVPLQALTLATIPTERLGNSTAAYNVARNIGGSMGVALVTTLLARRSQVHQATLTSHVDQWSFETAARLRTWTDHFVNHGADTFTANRQAMAMLYRETVTQAHILSYADDFWLLLAVYSSVLLLIPFMRRIRSGQGARGRRGAEEGESGARDPGLPAPAD